From Coccinella septempunctata chromosome 4, icCocSept1.1, whole genome shotgun sequence, a single genomic window includes:
- the LOC123311939 gene encoding ribonuclease H2 subunit B produces MPRVKSSPKKCIKTNVQNPTNSWVFLLKGEALELSDQYTGTGTPDIVTLRHPNTGESAIFLFSPANNSVQEILTFNEGKRSLFIEESVKSDGKMQLSTPIDPIFLVLPYLRKHCVNQAIPLELLLKDEEYPETERLLKSSGLKYLNLIGDRKGDEEVNAFKYNEEKTLSWLKKKTERVADILKQKNINVIGGAVSATFMKAKAESFDNNAYLKYAHGIVSEYLVEDLSSKLLKYLNLPEESNLKRKSSSNQTQPDAKKLKIEEENKSSTSNVLDLSKPEPKSKTSLSSKEKARLKAASSSKTITSFFKKC; encoded by the exons atgccCCGTGTCAAAAGCTCACCGAAAAAATGCATCAAAACAAATGTTCAAAATCCCACTAACTCATGGGTGTTTTTACTCAAAG GTGAAGCTTTGGAGTTATCTGACCAATATACCGGCACGGGAACTCCCGATATCGTGACTTTGAGGCATCCTAATACTGGAGAATCTgcaatatttctattttccccCGCAAATAACTCGGTACAAGAAATTCTAACATTTAATGAAGGTAAAAGATCTTTGTTTATTGAGGAGTCTGTCAAAAGTGATGGTAAAATGCAGCTTTCTActccaattgatccaatatttttag TACTTCCTTATCTTCGAAAACATTGTGTCAATCAGGCAATACCTTTAGAACTGTTGCTAAAAGATGAAGAATATCCAGAAACTGAGAGACTTCTGAAGTCTAGTGGCCTCAAATATCTTAATTTAATTGGTGATCGTAAG GGGGATGAAGAAGTGAATGCATTTAaatataatgaagaaaaaactttaTCTTGGTTGAAAAAGAAGACTGAGAGGGTTGCAGACattttaaaacaaaaaaacatAAATGTTATTGGAGGAGCAGTATCAGCAACATTCATGAAAGCAAAGGCGGAGTCATTCGACAATAATGCATATCTAAAATATGCTCATGGAATAGTTTCCGAATATCTTGTAGAAGATCTAAGCTCAAAgttattgaaatatttaaaccttCCTGAGGAAAGTAATTTAAAACGTAAAAGTTCGAGTAATCAAACCCAGCCAGATGCAAAAAAGCttaaaattgaagaagaaaacaAAAGTAGTACTTCCAATGTTCTAGATTTAAGTAAACCAGAACCTAAATCTAAAACATCGTTAAGTTCTAAAGAAAAAGCTAGATTGAAAGCAGCTAGTAGTAGCAAAACAATTACTTCTTTCTTCAAAAAGTGTTGA
- the LOC123311940 gene encoding uncharacterized protein LOC123311940, whose translation MMATGGGSFKNMLDDTERRIISILGDNARPLENPFDDANIYFEYPIPAVETEPIPNLGDPDPIPDQGVNPIPNQCLDPEPCGELTPTSLPPVTRKLKTRAPLKRPIRKKTLTPKDRYYLKKLENAKIEQKILKLQLRKLQQS comes from the exons ATGATGGCTACGGGTGGAGGGTCATTCAAAAATATGTTGGATGATACGGAACGAAGGataatatccattttaggggaCAATGCCAGACCGTTAGAAAATCCGTTCGATGATGCCAATATATATTTTG AATATCCTATCCCAGCTGTAGAGACAGAACCCATTCCTAACCTAGGAGATCCAGATCCTATTCCTGACCAAGGAGTTAATCCCATTCCCAACCAATGCCTTGATCCAGAACCTTGCGGAGAACTTACCCCTACCTCCTTGCCTCCTGTTACCAGAAAACTTAAAACTAGAGCCCCCTTGAAAAGACCAATTAGAAAAAAAACCCTTACTCCCAAAGATAGATATTActtaaaaaaattggaaaatgccAAAATAGagcagaaaattttgaaactgcaactTCGTAAGTTGCAGCAAAGTTAA
- the LOC123311938 gene encoding putative nuclease HARBI1 isoform X2 produces the protein MLSDTSSSSEENNEEYYLRRPRSFKNLNDPFEMYNDAEFKHRFRFHKNSVMELLHKIGEKIEAPTKRNRALNAKMQIIVALRFYATGGFQMTIGDHVNITKPTVCRIVKRVSTEIAKLKPNYISMPKTRQKRLEVASGFHDIAGLPRVVGAIDCTHIRIISPGGSNAETFRNRKGYFSINVQAVCDAGLKIINIIARWPGSVHDSTIFNDSPLIVEMEQGLYGNCYLLGDSGYACKPFLLTPVLNPGTEAERRYNQAHIKTRNCIERCFGVLKRRFPCLYFEESDIVHHDQGQQNTAIRNALIADLFERYVS, from the exons ATGTTGTCTGATACTTCATCTTCATCAGAAGAAAACAACGAAGAATATTATCTTAGAAGACCCCGTTCATTTAAAAACCTAAATGATCCCTTCGAAATGTATAATGATGCAGAATTCAAACACCGCTTCAGGTTCCATAAAAATTCAGTAATGGAACTTCTTCATAAAATTGGAGAAAAAATTGAGGCCCCCACTAAGAGAAACAGGGCGTTAAATGCAAAAATGCAAATAATAGTCGCATTAAGGTTTTATGCAACTGGAGGTTTCCAGATGACAATTGGGGACCATGTAAATATCACGAAACCGACAGTATGCAGAATAGTGAAGAGAGTTTCAACAGAAATAGCGAAACTGAAACCAAATTACATTTCGATGCCAAAAACCAGGCAAAAAAGGTTGGAAGTTGCTTCAGGCTTCCACGATATTGCTGGGTTACCACGTGTTGTGGGAGCTATCGACTGCACACACATAAGAATAATTTCCCCTGGAGGATCCAACGCAGAGACATTCAGAAACCGAAAGggttatttttcaataaatgtgcAAGCAGTGTGTGATGCTGGCCTGAAAATTATAAACATTATAGCTCGTTGGCCAGGTTCGGTCCATGATTCCACAATATTCAATGATTCACCACTCATAGTGGAGATGGAACAAGGCTTGTATGGCAATTGCTATCTGTTGGGTGATAGTGGTTATGCATGCAAGCCTTTTCTACTTACGCCAGTATTAAATCCAGGAACTGAAGCAGAAAGAAGGTATAATCAAGCACACATCAAAACACGCAACTGCATTGAAAGATGCTTTGGTGTGTTGAAAAGACGCTTCCCTTGCTTAT attttgaagaaagtGATATTGTTCATCATGATCAAGGACAACAAAACACAGCCATACGAAATGCATTAATAGCAGACCTTTTTGAGAGGTATGTTTcataa
- the LOC123311938 gene encoding putative nuclease HARBI1 isoform X1, translating to MLSDTSSSSEENNEEYYLRRPRSFKNLNDPFEMYNDAEFKHRFRFHKNSVMELLHKIGEKIEAPTKRNRALNAKMQIIVALRFYATGGFQMTIGDHVNITKPTVCRIVKRVSTEIAKLKPNYISMPKTRQKRLEVASGFHDIAGLPRVVGAIDCTHIRIISPGGSNAETFRNRKGYFSINVQAVCDAGLKIINIIARWPGSVHDSTIFNDSPLIVEMEQGLYGNCYLLGDSGYACKPFLLTPVLNPGTEAERRYNQAHIKTRNCIERCFGVLKRRFPCLYYGLRNKLSTSLTIIIACCVLHNLALSVNDTVDTLEELPENFEESDIVHHDQGQQNTAIRNALIADLFER from the exons ATGTTGTCTGATACTTCATCTTCATCAGAAGAAAACAACGAAGAATATTATCTTAGAAGACCCCGTTCATTTAAAAACCTAAATGATCCCTTCGAAATGTATAATGATGCAGAATTCAAACACCGCTTCAGGTTCCATAAAAATTCAGTAATGGAACTTCTTCATAAAATTGGAGAAAAAATTGAGGCCCCCACTAAGAGAAACAGGGCGTTAAATGCAAAAATGCAAATAATAGTCGCATTAAGGTTTTATGCAACTGGAGGTTTCCAGATGACAATTGGGGACCATGTAAATATCACGAAACCGACAGTATGCAGAATAGTGAAGAGAGTTTCAACAGAAATAGCGAAACTGAAACCAAATTACATTTCGATGCCAAAAACCAGGCAAAAAAGGTTGGAAGTTGCTTCAGGCTTCCACGATATTGCTGGGTTACCACGTGTTGTGGGAGCTATCGACTGCACACACATAAGAATAATTTCCCCTGGAGGATCCAACGCAGAGACATTCAGAAACCGAAAGggttatttttcaataaatgtgcAAGCAGTGTGTGATGCTGGCCTGAAAATTATAAACATTATAGCTCGTTGGCCAGGTTCGGTCCATGATTCCACAATATTCAATGATTCACCACTCATAGTGGAGATGGAACAAGGCTTGTATGGCAATTGCTATCTGTTGGGTGATAGTGGTTATGCATGCAAGCCTTTTCTACTTACGCCAGTATTAAATCCAGGAACTGAAGCAGAAAGAAGGTATAATCAAGCACACATCAAAACACGCAACTGCATTGAAAGATGCTTTGGTGTGTTGAAAAGACGCTTCCCTTGCTTATATTACGGATTAAGGAACAAGTTAAGTACATCCTTAACAATAATTATTGCATGCTGTGTCCTTCATAATTTGGCCCTGTCAGTTAATGACACTGTAGATACACTGGAAGAATTgcctgaaaattttgaagaaagtGATATTGTTCATCATGATCAAGGACAACAAAACACAGCCATACGAAATGCATTAATAGCAGACCTTTTTGAGAG ATGA
- the LOC123311938 gene encoding putative nuclease HARBI1 isoform X3, protein MLSDTSSSSEENNEEYYLRRPRSFKNLNDPFEMYNDAEFKHRFRFHKNSVMELLHKIGEKIEAPTKRNRALNAKMQIIVALRFYATGGFQMTIGDHVNITKPTVCRIVKRVSTEIAKLKPNYISMPKTRQKRLEVASGFHDIAGLPRVVGAIDCTHIRIISPGGSNAETFRNRKGYFSINVQAVCDAGLKIINIIARWPGSVHDSTIFNDSPLIVEMEQGLYGNCYLLGDSGYACKPFLLTPVLNPGTEAERRYNQAHIKTRNCIERCFGVLKRRFPCLYFEESDIVHHDQGQQNTAIRNALIADLFER, encoded by the exons ATGTTGTCTGATACTTCATCTTCATCAGAAGAAAACAACGAAGAATATTATCTTAGAAGACCCCGTTCATTTAAAAACCTAAATGATCCCTTCGAAATGTATAATGATGCAGAATTCAAACACCGCTTCAGGTTCCATAAAAATTCAGTAATGGAACTTCTTCATAAAATTGGAGAAAAAATTGAGGCCCCCACTAAGAGAAACAGGGCGTTAAATGCAAAAATGCAAATAATAGTCGCATTAAGGTTTTATGCAACTGGAGGTTTCCAGATGACAATTGGGGACCATGTAAATATCACGAAACCGACAGTATGCAGAATAGTGAAGAGAGTTTCAACAGAAATAGCGAAACTGAAACCAAATTACATTTCGATGCCAAAAACCAGGCAAAAAAGGTTGGAAGTTGCTTCAGGCTTCCACGATATTGCTGGGTTACCACGTGTTGTGGGAGCTATCGACTGCACACACATAAGAATAATTTCCCCTGGAGGATCCAACGCAGAGACATTCAGAAACCGAAAGggttatttttcaataaatgtgcAAGCAGTGTGTGATGCTGGCCTGAAAATTATAAACATTATAGCTCGTTGGCCAGGTTCGGTCCATGATTCCACAATATTCAATGATTCACCACTCATAGTGGAGATGGAACAAGGCTTGTATGGCAATTGCTATCTGTTGGGTGATAGTGGTTATGCATGCAAGCCTTTTCTACTTACGCCAGTATTAAATCCAGGAACTGAAGCAGAAAGAAGGTATAATCAAGCACACATCAAAACACGCAACTGCATTGAAAGATGCTTTGGTGTGTTGAAAAGACGCTTCCCTTGCTTAT attttgaagaaagtGATATTGTTCATCATGATCAAGGACAACAAAACACAGCCATACGAAATGCATTAATAGCAGACCTTTTTGAGAG ATGA